From Methanotorris formicicus Mc-S-70, one genomic window encodes:
- a CDS encoding DUF2666 domain-containing protein — protein MENKIQFIAKHNSWFVVKKMNIDDKTEDIEIARLLSSIDETVLSKLPEYLPFDMKKLEEIADEIYQKKKGRIKEEDIVNALMKLKSPSTTKKLGEITNSKEGKEILKIILNNIILERLGIKTRIDPKLIEKYMEKMNEE, from the coding sequence ATGGAGAATAAAATCCAATTTATTGCTAAACACAACAGTTGGTTTGTTGTAAAGAAGATGAATATTGATGATAAAACAGAGGATATTGAGATAGCAAGGCTTTTAAGTTCTATTGATGAAACTGTTTTAAGTAAATTGCCAGAATATTTGCCATTTGATATGAAAAAGTTGGAAGAGATTGCAGATGAAATTTACCAAAAGAAAAAAGGGAGAATTAAAGAGGAGGATATTGTTAATGCATTAATGAAACTAAAATCTCCGTCAACAACAAAAAAATTAGGGGAAATTACCAATTCAAAAGAAGGTAAAGAGATTTTAAAAATTATTTTAAACAACATTATTTTGGAGAGATTGGGAATAAAAACAAGGATAGATCCAAAGTTAATTGAAAAGTATATGGAAAAAATGAATGAAGAATGA